The DNA window CTCCGTGAACCATGAGGGACCCCAGGCCCACCGCCGCTAACGGCATGTTCATATAGGCTTCGACTACATGGGAGTAGAGGTCCGTTGCGCCCGCGTAGAGCACCTCCTCATAGAAGCCGTAGCCCTCGTTCATCCTTGGGTCCTCGTGGTCGCCTCTCAGCGGTATGAACTTCCTCGGCTCCGCTGAGACCAGCTCTAGCACCTTTAAAATTGTTTGAATGCTGTTGGGGCCCCTGTCAACATAGTCCCCAAGCATTATGGCCTTGTCTGCCGAGAACTCATCAACAAGCTGTTCAAACCTGTCCACCACGTCGGCATAGCCATGTACGTCCCCTAGGACTGCTATTCTGCCGACGTTATCTACTCTGACTATAAGGGGGAGCTGTCTAAGCGCATTAACGGCGCTATCTATGGCCTCTATCTCCCTCTCCCACAAAAGTCTGCACTCCCTTATGCTCGCTGTTTCCAGTCGCTTTAAGGCGATGAGACGCTTCGCTCTAGCTCAGCCAAGTAGCGCTCCAGGTACTTAATGCCGTGGTCTGGCACTACCACTATGTAATCCCCCTCTTCGACGCCACTAATCTTAAGGAGGCCGGCCAGCGCCGCCCCTCCGCTCACGCCGAAGAGCAGCCCGTTGGACCTGGCGACGCTTATAGCGGTCTCCATGGCCTCCTCCTCGGTGACATCAACTATGACGTCAGGCCTCTCCGGGAACGGCCACCACTTTGAAATGTCCTGCCTCCTTATGCCCGGTATATGACTCCCCTCGGCCGGCTGTACCCCAATTACCCTGACATCAGGCCTCCTGTTCTTGAAGTAGAACGATATGCCGGCTGCGTGCCCCCCTGTGCCCATTGAGGCCGCTACCCCTCTCAGCTTGAGCCCAAGGAAGTTGGCCTGCGCCTCTATCTCCTTAGCAGTCGCGGCCACGTGCACCAGCGGGTTAGCGATGTTGGTGAACTGGTTGGGCATTATTGCGCCATCCACCTCAGCCTCCTTCATAGCCGACGGGAGGGCCTCGACGGTCGAGGAGCCCCTCGTTACCACTTCGGCGCCGAGAATTTTCAGCATGGCCGGCCCAAAGCCCTCGGCTGTGGTCGGCACGTAAATCCTGGCCCTCAGCCCCATGGCTGCTGACAGCGCCGCCAGGGCCACGCCCGTGTTGGAGGAGGAGACCTCATAGACAGCCTTGGCCCCCTGGCCCCCGGCAAGGGCCTCGCTCAGTATGCTGAAGGCTGTCCTGTCCTTTATGCTCAGGCTGAGGGGGTTGTACCACTCGAGCTTCGCCCAGACCCTCACGCCCTTGCCCCAGTCCCCCTTGATCATGACTAGGGGCGTCGGCCTGTCAGCAGTGAGCAGCTCAACTACGTCCCTGTAGACCCTGAGCTCCGGCGCCTTCACGTTGTCATAGAAGCCCAGCGCATCAAGGGGCACAGGCCCTTCCTCCCTAGCGCCCTCGCTCACTGGCGCCAGGCTGCAGCCGAGCCTCCTGAGGGCCCAGTAGTCATCATGGCCTTCAACAACCCTGGACCCGGCCACGGCTATTGACTTCTCCATTGAGCCCTGTCTAAGCAGCCTCCTCATGGAGTTCAGCAGAGCCTCCAAGCTTACGCCTTCAGCTGACAGCTCCGTGATCCGCCTGAGCCTCACCCGAAGCCTCCCCTAGGGCAGGCACAGGCCCCCGCCTTTAATGGCGTTTCCATTCTCTTAATAGACAAACGCTTATATTCTCTATTAGAGAAAGTTAACGCGAAGAGCCATGGTAAGGGACGACGTTAGGGAGAAGCTACGCATGGTCAAACGGATGGCCGCGTACTACAGGTCCCTTGGGGCAGACCCTATGTCGCTCGCTGCTGGCTGCTCGGTCAAGGTAGATCTCATCAGGGTCGTCTACCCAGCCATGAAGGCCCTCAGGCCAAGGCTAGGCTCGTCGCTTGAAATAGCTGAGAGGGAGGACTCTGACGTGTTCATGGGTGATCACAGGGACGTCGAAGTCGAAAGGCTTGTGATGCCGCTCGGCGTCGAGGCTGAGCACAACTTAAAGCTCTCGCGCGAGGCCAGAGCAGCTGTGCTCATACAGGTCTACCAGCTTGACGCCGAGGACCCGGAGAAGTTCGCCTTGAAAGTTGAGCCTGCGTACAGGTCGCTTTCACGGTGCGCCCCTCGCATAAGGATTGGCAAGGGCCACTCCATAGTGACCCCGTTCAAGGAGGACGAGTTCATGCTGGCAGACCTGGTGACCTCGACCGGAGGCGATGATGCGATAGCTATTAATAATGACACTATGCACATAATAGATCCAACGCTTGACCCCCTTGACCTGAGGCAGGTCTCGGGAGCCCTGTCAAACGCCCTTAACGACCTCTTCGTGCTAGGAATTCGCAGGGGCCTCAAGATAGCCCCTGTCCTGAACGCGCCTACCGAGGAGCTGAGGGAGAGGCTGGCAAAGAACGCCGAGGCCTTCGCGAGGTCCATTAACGCTGAGCTCGTGAACGTGCCGGGGCCCGGCAGGGGAAGGCTCCTGATGGGGGCTACCGTGATAGGCTACAGCGACAGACAGCCGCCCCAGTTCCACCACATGGTGAGGCCTGGCATGAAAGTCATAGCCACTAGGTCCTTCGGCGAACTAGCCCCGATAACCACTTACCTGACAGCTGCCATAGATGAGAGCGTAGTTGATGAACTTGAGAGCGAGGGCATAAGCTTTGAGGAGCTGGAGAGGCTGAAGGAGCAGGCCGTCAACATAATATCAACGCCTAACGCAGGGGCCGCTGAGGTTATAGAGAAGTACCTGCCCCGCATTGGCGAGAGCTATGACCCTGACGAGCATATAGCCGCGACCACAGACGTGACGGGACCCGGCATCTACGTCATAAAGGAGCTGGCGCAGCTCTCAGGTGTAACTATAAAGGTAGACAGCGTCCCCCTGCTGTTCCCGCAAGTCTCAAAGTTCGCGACAGAGCACTTCATAATGCCCAACGCCACGGCGGGCACCAACGGCGGCTTCATAATAATAGCGCCTGAGCAGGTCGCAGACGACATAGTGAGGGACCTGAGCTCAAGGGGGTACTCGCCCTCAATAATAGGCGAAGTCGTCAGTAAAGGCTCGCCAGCCGTGATCGCGCCGAAGAGCGTGTCCAACTATATATACGATGAGGCCGTCCTCGCTGAGCTGGGGGTGCAGGGTGCCTGAGGTCTGCAAGAGGATAAGGGTGACCGGCATCGTGCAGGGCGTTGGCTTCAGGGCCTACGTGAGGAGGCACGCGCTCATGCTGGGTCTCAGGGGCTACGCCAAGAATATGCCTGACGGGAGCGTCGAGGTGGTCGCCCAGGGCCAGGAGAGGTCCATCGAGGAGCTGATAAGGCAGCTGAGGGAGAGCCACTTTGATATAGATAACATAGAGGTCGAGGATCTGACGGGCTGCAACTACGCGCACTTCACAATTATTTGAGGTGGTATGCTATAAAGGACAAGGCGTCCAAAATTCTTGACCTCAGGGGGTTGGACTGCCCTGAGCCCGCCATACTCCTCTACAGGGAGTTCGGCAAGCTGAGCGCCGGGGAGTGGGTTGAGGCTGAGATGGACATAAAGGAGTGCGCTATGACAGCGGCGGAGCTCATTAACAGAAGCGGCTTCGGCGTTGCGACGCTTGAGGAGGTCGGGGACAGGAAGTATATAGTGAGGGCCCTGAGGCTCAGGTGACCGTCCAGCTCGCCAGACGTAAATTTTGGCCTGAAAACCCACTCTCAGGGGACCGCCTTGAGGGAGCTCAGGTACAACCCGCTCACGGGCCAATGGATAATGGTCTCAAGTGTCAGGGCCCAGAGGAGGTGGAGGCCGCAGGGCTACTGCCCCTTCTGCCCCGGAGCCGAGGAGACAGGCTACGGGTGGGACGTCCTGGTTCTCCCTAACAGGTACGCCGTCCTCTCCAAGGACTCCGAGAATGTCATGGGAGGGGAGCCCCCGCTGAGGAGAGCCCAGGCGTATGGAGAATGCGGGGTTATCATAGAGACCCCTGAACACAACATAAAGGACCTTGATGAGCTCAGCACAGAGCAGGTCTCCAACGTAATCAGGCTCTGGAGGGATGTAACGGAGAGGGAGATGGCCGACAGGAGGATAATCTACATTATGATCTTCAGGAACAAGGGCGAGGAGATGGGCGTCTCGCTCACTCACCCCCACGGCCAGTACTATGCTATGCCCTTCCTCCCGCTGAGGCCAAGGCTCATAGCTGATAACGCCAGGAAGTACTACAGGAGGTTTAATAGGTGCGTCTTCTGCGACATATTAGAGGACGAACTTAAAATCAAGGAGAGGGTGGTCTACTCAAACAGGGGATTCGTGGCCTTCCTGCCATACTACGCCTCCTGGCCCTTCGAGCTGCACATCTACCCCAGAAGGCATGTCCAGTACATAACGGAGCTTAACGATGATGAGATTGTGCTCTTCGCTGATGCGGTTAGGGCCTCGACGGGCTCCCTTAACGCCCTCTTCTCAAGGCAGATGCCCTACACGTTCAACCTGTTCCAGGCGCCCCTGAGGGGCTCGTGGCCGTTCCTTCACATGCACCTGGAGATCTACCCCATACTGAGGGACAGGGACAAGCTGAAGTACGCGGCAGGCATAGAGATGTCGACGTGGGACTTCACCTACGACAGCGTGCCGGAGGAAAACGCCTCCCTCCTGCGTGAGGCGTGTAATAAGGTGGCCTCGAAGCTGGGCCTGGCCGGGACCTGCGGGCCGTAGCAGATTAAGGCGGTCCGGCCCAGTTAGGGCCTGGCTGCAGGGTTATGATAACCGTCAGGTCGCCTGGGAGGGTTAATGTAATAGGGGAGCACACGGACTACGCGCTCGGCTACGTGATGCCAATAGCCATACAGCTTGGTACTACGTTTACAGCGGAGCCCTCGCTTGATGGAAAGACCTGCATATTCTCTGAGGTCATGAACGAGGAGCTGTGCTTTGGAGACGAGCTAGTGAAGGAAGGGAAGTGGATTGACTACGTCAAGGGCGTCTACCGCGCAATCAGGCTGAGGGGGCTCAGGTACATACACCTTACGGGCAGGCTCAGCGGTGACCTACCGATAAACTCAGGCCTCAGCTCCTCAGCCAGCCTCGAGATGGCCATAGCTGTGGCTCAGAACGAGGTCGCTAGGCTCGGCCTTGACAGGCTGGGGATGGCCAAGCTTGGCATGGATGCCGAGAACAACTTCCTAGGCATCCCCAGCGGCATACTGGACCAGTTTGCGATAGTTATGGGGAGGGAGGGCAAGGCGGTATTCACGGACACGGAAACCCTCAGCTATGAGTACGTCCCAGTCCCTGGTGACGTTGAGTTCTTAGTTTTTCACACTGGCATCAGGAGAGCCGTGGCCGGCACAGAGTACTCAGAGAGGGTAAGCGTGGTCAGGTCAGCCCTTAAGGCGCTGGGGATCAGCTCCTCAAAGTACGCCCGCGAGGACCAGCTGTCTAAGCTGACTGAGCTCCAGAGGAAGAGGCTCGGCTACGTCATAAGGGAGAACTCAAGGGTGGTAGCCGTCAGGGACGCGCTCAAGGCCGGTGAGGTGAGCGCCGCGGGAAGGCTGCTGACGGAGGCCCATTGGGACCTAGCTAAAAACTACGAGGTCAGCGTACCTGAGCTTGACTTCTTCGTGGAGTTTGCCACCTCACATGGGGCCTACGGCGCGAGGCTCACGGGAGCGGGCTTTGGAGGGGCCGCCATAGCCCTAGTTGACAAGGGCAAGGGGGAGCAGCTAGGCAGGGCCGCTGAGCAGGAGTACGT is part of the Acidilobus sp. 7A genome and encodes:
- a CDS encoding galactokinase, whose amino-acid sequence is MITVRSPGRVNVIGEHTDYALGYVMPIAIQLGTTFTAEPSLDGKTCIFSEVMNEELCFGDELVKEGKWIDYVKGVYRAIRLRGLRYIHLTGRLSGDLPINSGLSSSASLEMAIAVAQNEVARLGLDRLGMAKLGMDAENNFLGIPSGILDQFAIVMGREGKAVFTDTETLSYEYVPVPGDVEFLVFHTGIRRAVAGTEYSERVSVVRSALKALGISSSKYAREDQLSKLTELQRKRLGYVIRENSRVVAVRDALKAGEVSAAGRLLTEAHWDLAKNYEVSVPELDFFVEFATSHGAYGARLTGAGFGGAAIALVDKGKGEQLGRAAEQEYVKRFPHRPQHWVVVPSEGARVVSVQH
- a CDS encoding sulfurtransferase TusA family protein; the encoded protein is MRWYAIKDKASKILDLRGLDCPEPAILLYREFGKLSAGEWVEAEMDIKECAMTAAELINRSGFGVATLEEVGDRKYIVRALRLR
- a CDS encoding SelD-related putative sulfur metabolism protein gives rise to the protein MVRDDVREKLRMVKRMAAYYRSLGADPMSLAAGCSVKVDLIRVVYPAMKALRPRLGSSLEIAEREDSDVFMGDHRDVEVERLVMPLGVEAEHNLKLSREARAAVLIQVYQLDAEDPEKFALKVEPAYRSLSRCAPRIRIGKGHSIVTPFKEDEFMLADLVTSTGGDDAIAINNDTMHIIDPTLDPLDLRQVSGALSNALNDLFVLGIRRGLKIAPVLNAPTEELRERLAKNAEAFARSINAELVNVPGPGRGRLLMGATVIGYSDRQPPQFHHMVRPGMKVIATRSFGELAPITTYLTAAIDESVVDELESEGISFEELERLKEQAVNIISTPNAGAAEVIEKYLPRIGESYDPDEHIAATTDVTGPGIYVIKELAQLSGVTIKVDSVPLLFPQVSKFATEHFIMPNATAGTNGGFIIIAPEQVADDIVRDLSSRGYSPSIIGEVVSKGSPAVIAPKSVSNYIYDEAVLAELGVQGA
- a CDS encoding pyridoxal-phosphate dependent enzyme yields the protein MEALLNSMRRLLRQGSMEKSIAVAGSRVVEGHDDYWALRRLGCSLAPVSEGAREEGPVPLDALGFYDNVKAPELRVYRDVVELLTADRPTPLVMIKGDWGKGVRVWAKLEWYNPLSLSIKDRTAFSILSEALAGGQGAKAVYEVSSSNTGVALAALSAAMGLRARIYVPTTAEGFGPAMLKILGAEVVTRGSSTVEALPSAMKEAEVDGAIMPNQFTNIANPLVHVAATAKEIEAQANFLGLKLRGVAASMGTGGHAAGISFYFKNRRPDVRVIGVQPAEGSHIPGIRRQDISKWWPFPERPDVIVDVTEEEAMETAISVARSNGLLFGVSGGAALAGLLKISGVEEGDYIVVVPDHGIKYLERYLAELERSVSSP
- a CDS encoding acylphosphatase, with product MPEVCKRIRVTGIVQGVGFRAYVRRHALMLGLRGYAKNMPDGSVEVVAQGQERSIEELIRQLRESHFDIDNIEVEDLTGCNYAHFTII
- the galT gene encoding galactose-1-phosphate uridylyltransferase gives rise to the protein MRELRYNPLTGQWIMVSSVRAQRRWRPQGYCPFCPGAEETGYGWDVLVLPNRYAVLSKDSENVMGGEPPLRRAQAYGECGVIIETPEHNIKDLDELSTEQVSNVIRLWRDVTEREMADRRIIYIMIFRNKGEEMGVSLTHPHGQYYAMPFLPLRPRLIADNARKYYRRFNRCVFCDILEDELKIKERVVYSNRGFVAFLPYYASWPFELHIYPRRHVQYITELNDDEIVLFADAVRASTGSLNALFSRQMPYTFNLFQAPLRGSWPFLHMHLEIYPILRDRDKLKYAAGIEMSTWDFTYDSVPEENASLLREACNKVASKLGLAGTCGP